DNA from Candidatus Saccharimonadales bacterium:
ATTCACACAAGAGGATCCAAATTTTAAAGACAAACAAAGTGTAAAAGATTTTGTCAAAAGCATCCACCCAGAGGCCGAACTATTACAGTTTGTGAATTTTGAGCCATCAGTGCATGTAGAAGAGTTGAATCCGTACGTACAGGGGTTAAGTAGTGCACTTCAGAAGGTAACTGGCAGCCCTGTGAGCTACAAAAGTAGACCGGGCGGCAGCGATGGGCGGCATTTTGCAGCCAAAAACATCGATGTCGTAGAATTTGGCTTGTACGGTGAAGGTTCACACAGTCCAAATGAGTACATAGAAACAAGTTCGTTTACGGAATATGTTTCGGTTTTAAACAATTTTTTACAAAATCCTAAGTCACAAGTAAAGGTTGAACAGAATGAACGAAGCTCAGTCGCTTCTAGATAAATTAGTAGGCGCTAAATCAGTCACTGGCGACCGCGATGGCACAAAGCTGGCCATGGATGTTGTTGAAGAGCGCCTTAAAAAAATTGGTATGCAGATTTATCGCACTAGCTTCGACGGCTATGAGGCGTTGGTTGCCACTACTCAAAAAACGAAAACTCCAAAAGTTATGCTAGCGGGCCATATTGATGTAGTTCCGGCTAGCGACGATATGTTTAAAATGCAGATTGCTGGCGACAAGATTATTGGCCGCGGCGTTTGGGACATGAAATCCGCCATTGCCGGATATATTTTGGCAGCCGAAAGCCTAAAAGATAATTTGCTGGACTACGATTTTGGAATAATGTTAAGCAGCGACGAAGAGGGGCCTGATAGAGGAATCGAAGACTTAATCGGAGAAGGTTATTTCCCAACAGATCAGGCGATCTTATTCGATGGCGCCGAAAATTGGCAGCTTGAGAAAGCCGCTAAAGGGATCACAGCTTACACAGTAAAGATCAAAGACAAAACTGGTCACGGATCACGACCATGGCTAGTTAATAGTGCCTCGATGCGGCTGATTGAGCTCTTAAAAGAAGTTAAGGACCTATTTGCTGACGCTGGCAAGTTAACTAACACTTTAAACTTAAGCGGCCTAGAATCGGGTAAAATTGGTGTGGCCTACAATCAAATTCCGGCCGAAGCTACCGCGATGTTCGAGTTTAGAGCCGTAAGCGCCACTGAGCGCGACAGATTAAAATCTGCAATCGAAAAAATCTGCCAAAAATA
Protein-coding regions in this window:
- a CDS encoding M20 family metallopeptidase — protein: MNEAQSLLDKLVGAKSVTGDRDGTKLAMDVVEERLKKIGMQIYRTSFDGYEALVATTQKTKTPKVMLAGHIDVVPASDDMFKMQIAGDKIIGRGVWDMKSAIAGYILAAESLKDNLLDYDFGIMLSSDEEGPDRGIEDLIGEGYFPTDQAILFDGAENWQLEKAAKGITAYTVKIKDKTGHGSRPWLVNSASMRLIELLKEVKDLFADAGKLTNTLNLSGLESGKIGVAYNQIPAEATAMFEFRAVSATERDRLKSAIEKICQKYDAQYEIFFSTEALFHDESDPHYIQFAKSVKKVTGIENKGFVSSGGSSARYFIDKGTGCIVTWPVGGGHHSESEWIDVQSLDHIAPVITDYLQKMAKV